A genomic stretch from Bacillus sp. N1-1 includes:
- a CDS encoding DUF6270 domain-containing protein, with product MNALITGVDYFDDVLRVKGEVDHLIEDHNVSLCLRRREVEQGLEYPEEYRFTTVMNGTTFSIEESINDIFVHKKIHDGVIWDFFIHHDGEYLETKMTTSAPGLKEVDYRPFSHNLFKVKPYVNGRNGLSMLVLQNDLFTEVADVTFKDGRCSIEVDINGTMTDNDLKDKIVTLKAKKREQEHLFEYYESKTIGPASAGRLLFHFSLDDLYDGYPFNKNVIWDLFIELKHTDGLVLDLPVNKKENIHFNYYQFEKNDLYRVKPYKTGHDTLAFIIKYADISPSIEQIYFEENRLLVTGHIEATNYNLDKLDEFNSSFVLKKRQTVGQELTYNLEKGMELLITNQNFDLVADVSELLEEEVIHNKDVWDLFLRVATISGNAIDLPINAKKINQLKIGYEEMFSNPRVKFKPFVNGKQNLSLYFLDNVSSENQLKVAVLGSCFSRNAFNSNAYFNPEYKTYYNCAYTQFHSSLISLVSNPVPIDLNQLDDMNESNKKFLEADFEKDFFEKITQLNPDYVIIDLYADAAREVIKISEEQYISASLAFRQSKYFKNFLDYEVVTHENNDVYFSIWEKSMKLFAKKLREVIPEERVILNLGGFTSTYVDKDGSIKKFSNQNRIKAYNYFWDRLNNYFIECMPRCKVISMKDMKFIGDSDHPFGRSYSHYQSGYYKEFLRRLNDMALVDYNNERNKTLNRRERVL from the coding sequence TTGAACGCTTTAATAACGGGAGTAGACTATTTTGATGACGTGTTAAGGGTAAAGGGAGAAGTTGATCATCTCATTGAAGATCATAACGTTTCTCTCTGTTTAAGAAGGCGTGAAGTTGAACAGGGGCTAGAATATCCTGAAGAATATAGGTTTACCACGGTAATGAATGGAACTACGTTTTCAATAGAAGAAAGCATTAACGACATATTTGTTCATAAAAAAATTCATGATGGTGTTATTTGGGACTTCTTTATCCATCATGATGGGGAATACCTTGAGACTAAAATGACAACCTCAGCACCCGGCTTGAAAGAAGTGGACTACCGTCCTTTCTCACATAACCTATTTAAAGTTAAGCCTTATGTAAATGGGCGTAATGGCCTTTCTATGCTTGTGTTACAAAATGATCTTTTTACAGAAGTCGCTGACGTTACGTTTAAAGATGGGCGATGTTCGATCGAAGTTGACATAAATGGAACTATGACAGATAACGACTTAAAGGATAAGATCGTCACCTTAAAAGCCAAAAAAAGAGAGCAAGAACATCTCTTTGAGTATTATGAATCCAAAACAATAGGACCAGCTTCTGCAGGAAGACTACTTTTTCACTTTTCGTTAGATGATCTTTATGATGGCTATCCGTTCAACAAAAATGTGATCTGGGATTTATTTATAGAATTAAAACATACGGATGGTTTAGTACTCGACCTTCCAGTAAATAAAAAGGAGAACATTCATTTCAATTACTACCAGTTTGAAAAAAATGATCTCTATCGAGTTAAACCTTATAAGACTGGACACGATACACTTGCTTTCATTATAAAATATGCTGATATTTCTCCTTCTATTGAGCAAATTTATTTTGAGGAAAATCGACTATTGGTAACTGGACATATTGAAGCAACGAATTACAATCTCGATAAGCTTGATGAATTTAACTCTTCTTTCGTATTAAAAAAACGTCAAACTGTTGGTCAAGAATTAACATACAACCTCGAAAAAGGAATGGAGTTACTTATTACGAATCAAAATTTTGATTTGGTAGCGGATGTCTCTGAACTTTTAGAAGAAGAGGTTATTCATAACAAGGATGTATGGGATCTCTTTCTACGTGTCGCCACTATATCTGGAAACGCAATAGATCTACCGATAAATGCTAAGAAAATAAACCAACTTAAAATTGGATATGAAGAAATGTTCTCTAACCCAAGGGTGAAATTTAAACCATTTGTGAATGGAAAGCAAAACTTGTCTCTTTATTTCTTAGACAATGTCTCAAGTGAGAATCAACTAAAAGTGGCCGTTTTGGGATCTTGCTTTAGTAGAAATGCTTTTAACTCGAATGCTTACTTTAATCCAGAATATAAAACGTATTATAACTGTGCTTATACTCAATTTCATTCTTCATTGATTAGTTTAGTTTCTAATCCAGTTCCAATTGATTTAAATCAACTAGACGACATGAATGAAAGTAACAAGAAGTTTCTTGAAGCTGATTTCGAGAAAGACTTTTTCGAGAAAATCACTCAGTTGAATCCTGACTATGTCATTATCGATTTGTATGCTGACGCAGCACGAGAGGTAATCAAGATATCGGAAGAACAATATATAAGTGCTAGTTTGGCGTTCAGACAAAGTAAATATTTCAAGAACTTCTTGGACTATGAAGTCGTCACTCATGAAAATAATGACGTATACTTTTCGATCTGGGAAAAATCGATGAAACTTTTTGCGAAGAAATTACGTGAGGTTATTCCTGAGGAACGCGTAATTTTAAACTTAGGCGGCTTCACCTCTACCTATGTTGATAAAGATGGATCGATTAAGAAATTTTCAAATCAAAATAGGATAAAAGCCTACAATTATTTTTGGGATCGTTTAAATAATTATTTCATCGAATGCATGCCTCGATGTAAAGTGATCAGTATGAAGGATATGAAATTCATCGGAGATAGCGATCATCCTTTTGGACGCTCCTATTCTCATTATCAATCCGGCTATTATAAAGAGTTTTTGCGTAGGTTGAACGACATGGCCCTCGTCGACTATAACAATGAAAGAAATAAAACTCTTAATAGAAGAGAAAGAGTTCTTTAA
- a CDS encoding glycosyltransferase family 4 protein, giving the protein MKIRFLVFDVYGMGGTVRTVLNVTNYLAQNGYDIEVISVFRHRNIPFFEIDPRIKVTVLHDVVNRTKNQLDLKSKVANKLLKMKSRLIHPDDEGHHFFSALTDIKMYNYIKSIDSGILVSTRPSFNIFASKYVKKDVKVIGQEHLNYAIYPERLKRSIVKHYASLDYLATLTDDDTTDYKELLSSGSVKVKKLTNSIPKLQGGVSPLESKTIIAAGRLVPQKGFDLLIEAFKIVNEKHPDWKLKIFGGGRERQNLLDLIEEKELYNHVVLMGSTPNIDVELMKSSIYALSSRFEGFGMVIVEAMQCGVPVVSFDCPKGPGEIIKHNEDGILVENGNIEAFADSLIRLIEDKDLREKFSEKGMENVKRYEIDEIGTKWKETIHELIVE; this is encoded by the coding sequence GTGAAGATAAGGTTTCTTGTATTTGATGTATATGGAATGGGTGGGACGGTTCGAACCGTCCTTAACGTTACAAATTATCTTGCGCAGAACGGCTATGATATTGAAGTCATTAGTGTATTTAGACACAGGAATATACCTTTCTTTGAAATTGATCCTAGAATCAAGGTAACTGTTCTACACGATGTTGTGAATCGTACCAAAAATCAATTAGATCTAAAGAGTAAGGTAGCAAATAAGTTATTGAAAATGAAAAGTAGGTTAATTCATCCTGATGATGAAGGACACCATTTCTTTTCAGCTTTAACAGATATAAAAATGTATAACTACATTAAATCGATTGATTCTGGAATTCTTGTAAGTACAAGACCAAGTTTCAACATATTTGCTAGTAAATATGTGAAGAAAGATGTGAAAGTCATTGGACAGGAGCATCTGAATTACGCGATTTATCCAGAGCGCTTAAAGCGTTCGATCGTAAAGCATTATGCAAGCTTAGATTATCTTGCAACTTTAACGGATGATGATACAACCGACTACAAAGAGTTACTTTCTTCTGGAAGTGTGAAGGTAAAAAAACTGACTAATTCGATTCCAAAGCTTCAAGGTGGTGTCTCACCATTAGAATCTAAAACGATCATTGCTGCAGGAAGATTGGTACCTCAGAAGGGCTTCGACTTACTTATTGAAGCTTTTAAGATTGTGAATGAGAAGCATCCAGATTGGAAATTGAAAATCTTTGGCGGAGGAAGAGAACGTCAAAATCTTCTAGACCTTATTGAAGAAAAGGAATTATATAATCACGTAGTCCTAATGGGATCCACTCCTAACATCGATGTGGAACTAATGAAATCTTCCATCTATGCATTAAGTTCTCGTTTTGAAGGTTTTGGAATGGTTATTGTTGAGGCGATGCAGTGCGGTGTGCCGGTGGTTAGCTTTGACTGCCCTAAAGGGCCAGGTGAAATCATTAAGCATAATGAAGATGGGATTCTCGTTGAAAACGGAAATATTGAAGCATTTGCCGATTCCCTGATTCGTTTAATAGAAGACAAAGATTTACGTGAAAAGTTTAGTGAAAAAGGCATGGAGAATGTAAAACGATATGAAATTGATGAAATCGGAACGAAATGGAAAGAAACAATTCATGAGCTTATCGTTGAATAA
- a CDS encoding CDP-glycerol glycerophosphotransferase family protein: MGLLNLLWQPSEQFKCYLHGLEYDQQKLDVTLKLDIDAEASTQPLKFVLIERQTRKRITTKVDSELDQQSSDLIQFSLDITGNVNELTSGIWDAYFHVNLQGKEKVLRVKNSLTNTLEYPPLYINRINKSLIPYSTVKGNLSFKSDISTAKLVSETVNLDTFGVLKISGYFLVPSWQVSESKEVKKTILLTRKNGTTLELPAKHVNRPDISKHYGQPDGTYDWTGYEIELDFKKDNLLIHYDEAFEIAMRMEYQDKVISMPLNVDASKVFNDSATFHTSGIVNKVMLNVGQIDNTLSVLVTREDFQAEIRAVYARNGEITLHGQVMTSLDASAYTNHACIRFEKRGTDISHEYGISVEDRTFTYTINIEESYRQGLFSDGIWDLYFISDVCKSKLVSRLDDISSKQKLVNLPQQTFINRDRHIKVIKPYYTIHEEVSILVRDYIQTKSIDNVRIVKSDLLITGKLNIQPPHKELPKVLEGSILIKGQYGAKYHLPVEWELQKTGKTTLEHAFVAKIKLDHEEKIKKMQLLRDINFDLIRCHLNFDDALIPFTMNVDASKVVMTFEDRLKQRTKLKTLINKSLLPFYKACNKVLPINNKVIVFQSFHGKSYSCNPKAIYEELVDSKKNYKSVWVINNLNTEIPGNPIKVRPHSLKYYYYMAVGKFFVNNGNFPDFYEKRNGAVHLQTWHGTPLKKLGFDIDPTSESYAENTSPALLERNKRWDYLIGPNDYTSTILKRAFAFNKTTLDIGYPRNDVLLKRNKEDKLRAIKKKLNIPDDKKVMLYAPTWRDYEFHNGANFQPYQFKFDLERMREKFGNEYVLLVRLHYRDAMRIQLEGYEDFVYNVSSYDDIQELYLISNLLITDYSSVMFDYANLNRPMIFFAYDMPRYATQVRGFYFDFQKEAPGPIVISEEKLFHAIDNIDRIQQTYRKKYKDFTSKFCHLDDGKAARRTIEEVLG; encoded by the coding sequence ATGGGATTATTAAATTTATTATGGCAGCCAAGCGAGCAGTTTAAGTGTTATTTACATGGCTTAGAATACGATCAACAGAAGTTGGATGTTACATTAAAATTAGATATAGATGCAGAAGCTTCAACTCAACCACTTAAATTCGTTCTTATAGAAAGACAAACTCGTAAACGTATAACAACCAAGGTAGACAGTGAGTTGGATCAACAGAGTAGCGATCTCATACAGTTTAGCTTGGACATCACTGGGAACGTAAATGAACTAACATCAGGTATTTGGGATGCTTATTTTCATGTTAATTTACAAGGGAAAGAAAAGGTTCTGAGAGTTAAAAACAGTTTAACAAATACCCTCGAATACCCGCCACTTTATATCAACAGAATAAACAAGTCCCTTATTCCCTATTCAACTGTAAAAGGAAATTTATCATTTAAATCTGATATAAGTACAGCCAAACTTGTGTCAGAAACGGTCAATCTAGATACATTTGGCGTTCTTAAAATAAGTGGCTATTTCTTAGTACCTTCCTGGCAAGTGTCAGAGAGTAAAGAGGTTAAGAAAACGATTCTGCTCACTCGTAAGAACGGTACAACACTGGAGCTACCAGCGAAACATGTGAATCGACCTGATATATCGAAGCATTACGGTCAACCTGATGGAACGTATGATTGGACAGGATATGAAATTGAATTAGATTTTAAAAAGGATAATCTCCTCATACATTACGATGAAGCATTTGAAATTGCAATGAGAATGGAATATCAAGATAAAGTCATATCTATGCCATTAAATGTAGATGCTTCAAAAGTATTCAATGACTCAGCGACATTTCATACGTCCGGTATTGTTAATAAAGTGATGTTGAACGTTGGTCAGATAGACAATACGCTTTCGGTTCTTGTAACCAGAGAAGATTTTCAGGCAGAAATAAGAGCCGTATACGCAAGAAATGGCGAAATTACTTTGCATGGTCAAGTTATGACCTCTTTAGATGCAAGTGCCTATACGAATCATGCATGCATTCGATTTGAAAAAAGAGGTACAGACATAAGCCATGAATATGGAATCAGCGTAGAGGATCGAACATTCACCTATACGATCAATATTGAAGAGTCCTATCGTCAGGGCTTATTTAGCGATGGCATTTGGGACTTATACTTTATTTCAGATGTATGTAAGTCAAAATTAGTCTCTCGCTTAGATGATATTAGTTCTAAACAAAAACTTGTAAACTTACCACAGCAAACGTTTATCAATCGCGACAGACATATTAAGGTCATTAAACCTTATTATACCATACATGAAGAAGTTTCCATACTAGTAAGGGATTATATTCAAACGAAATCAATTGATAACGTGAGAATTGTAAAATCAGATTTACTGATTACTGGAAAACTTAATATTCAACCTCCGCATAAGGAATTGCCTAAAGTCCTTGAAGGATCAATCTTAATAAAAGGTCAATATGGAGCGAAATATCATTTACCTGTGGAGTGGGAATTACAGAAGACTGGTAAGACGACGCTTGAACACGCATTTGTCGCAAAAATAAAGCTTGACCATGAAGAAAAAATCAAGAAGATGCAATTACTCCGAGATATAAACTTTGACCTGATCCGGTGTCACCTTAATTTCGATGATGCGTTAATTCCATTTACTATGAATGTGGATGCGTCTAAAGTGGTCATGACGTTTGAAGACCGTTTGAAGCAACGTACAAAATTGAAAACGTTGATAAATAAAAGTTTACTTCCCTTCTATAAGGCATGTAATAAAGTATTACCGATCAACAATAAAGTGATCGTATTTCAGAGTTTTCACGGTAAAAGCTACTCATGCAATCCTAAAGCAATCTATGAGGAGCTAGTCGATTCTAAGAAAAATTACAAATCGGTTTGGGTGATTAATAACCTGAACACTGAAATTCCTGGTAATCCTATTAAAGTAAGACCGCATTCTCTGAAATATTATTACTATATGGCGGTCGGAAAGTTTTTTGTGAATAATGGTAACTTTCCAGATTTTTATGAAAAGCGTAATGGAGCCGTACATCTTCAAACCTGGCATGGTACACCATTGAAGAAACTTGGTTTTGATATCGATCCAACTTCTGAATCATACGCAGAAAACACTTCTCCAGCACTTCTTGAGAGAAATAAGCGTTGGGATTATTTAATTGGTCCAAATGACTATACGTCTACGATTTTGAAGAGAGCTTTTGCCTTTAACAAAACGACCTTGGACATTGGCTATCCTCGTAATGATGTTCTTTTAAAAAGAAATAAAGAAGATAAACTTCGGGCAATTAAGAAAAAGCTAAACATTCCTGATGATAAAAAAGTCATGTTGTATGCTCCAACTTGGCGAGATTATGAATTCCATAATGGAGCTAATTTTCAACCTTACCAATTTAAATTTGATTTAGAGAGAATGAGAGAGAAGTTTGGGAATGAATATGTTCTTTTAGTGAGGCTCCACTATAGAGATGCCATGCGAATTCAGTTAGAGGGCTATGAAGATTTTGTCTATAATGTTTCAAGTTATGATGATATTCAAGAGCTCTATCTGATTTCTAACCTTCTTATAACGGACTACTCTTCTGTTATGTTCGACTACGCTAACTTAAATCGACCGATGATCTTCTTTGCTTACGATATGCCAAGATATGCTACTCAAGTGAGAGGATTTTATTTTGATTTTCAAAAAGAAGCACCTGGTCCAATTGTGATAAGTGAAGAGAAGTTGTTCCATGCAATTGATAATATAGACCGTATTCAGCAAACATATCGGAAGAAATACAAAGATTTCACATCTAAGTTTTGTCACCTTGACGATGGAAAGGCTGCAAGAAGAACAATTGAAGAGGTATTAGGGTGA
- the tagD gene encoding glycerol-3-phosphate cytidylyltransferase, with the protein MKKIITYGTFDLLHWGHLNLLKRAKDLGDYLIVAISSDEFNALKNKKSFHSFENRKYILEAVRYVDEVIAEENWEQKLSDIDLYDVDLFVMGDDWEGEFDFLKEKCEVVYLERTPGISTTQVKKELASVR; encoded by the coding sequence ATGAAGAAAATAATCACATATGGTACTTTTGACTTACTTCATTGGGGACATCTTAATTTGCTGAAGAGAGCTAAGGATTTAGGAGATTATTTGATTGTGGCGATTTCTTCTGATGAATTTAATGCACTTAAAAACAAGAAATCTTTTCATAGTTTTGAAAATCGTAAATACATTCTTGAAGCCGTTCGGTATGTGGATGAAGTCATTGCGGAAGAAAATTGGGAGCAGAAGTTGAGTGATATTGACTTGTACGATGTCGATTTATTTGTCATGGGTGACGATTGGGAAGGGGAGTTTGACTTTTTAAAAGAAAAATGTGAAGTCGTTTATTTGGAAAGGACTCCAGGAATTTCAACTACCCAAGTGAAAAAAGAATTAGCTTCAGTCAGGTAG
- a CDS encoding GNAT family N-acetyltransferase: MEKISIRSLTEEDFPSFQLMYLEIFKMEMSFDFFKWKYIDNPNNVETALSVYGAFHQNELIGARAIFSSRVIYNGEQFLAAQTGDTMVKENWRGKGVFKQLNQAVLDDLTEKGYKLIFNFPNENSAPGNLKLGWKLVDYGTNHFKIHPSFSFGKREKGKTLTKKGYVVETTELDNKKVTDFISSTLDGTIYQNREANYLLWKYVQKPGESYWPIVIKQKGEIVALFICKPSSIKFLKKTHIVDYVIKGGFNYTVALDLVSSYLNRNGVSIIQTVEFSDHAFKKSLQRNHFMKRKQKANFMVRLLDDQMSSHFYQSNHWHIALGDTDFI, from the coding sequence ATGGAAAAAATAAGCATACGGTCATTGACAGAGGAAGACTTCCCATCCTTTCAGTTAATGTACTTGGAAATATTCAAAATGGAGATGTCATTCGATTTCTTCAAATGGAAATATATCGACAATCCAAATAACGTTGAAACAGCACTCTCTGTCTATGGGGCGTTCCATCAGAATGAATTAATTGGTGCAAGAGCTATTTTTTCATCGAGAGTTATCTACAATGGGGAACAATTTCTTGCAGCTCAAACTGGCGACACGATGGTCAAAGAAAACTGGAGAGGAAAAGGCGTGTTTAAACAGCTTAACCAAGCTGTACTAGATGATCTAACAGAAAAGGGATATAAACTCATTTTTAACTTTCCAAATGAAAATTCTGCACCAGGGAATCTTAAGTTGGGATGGAAGTTAGTTGACTATGGAACGAATCACTTCAAAATCCATCCTTCTTTCTCTTTTGGAAAAAGGGAGAAAGGAAAAACCCTCACAAAAAAGGGGTATGTGGTTGAAACAACAGAACTTGATAATAAAAAAGTGACTGACTTTATTTCCTCTACTTTGGATGGAACAATCTATCAAAACAGAGAAGCAAACTATTTACTTTGGAAATATGTCCAAAAGCCTGGAGAATCCTATTGGCCAATCGTTATTAAGCAAAAGGGTGAAATTGTCGCTCTCTTCATTTGCAAACCGTCTTCAATTAAATTCCTTAAGAAAACCCACATTGTCGATTATGTGATTAAAGGTGGATTTAATTATACAGTCGCCCTCGATCTGGTCTCTTCATATCTTAATCGGAATGGAGTATCGATTATTCAAACCGTCGAATTTAGTGACCATGCTTTTAAAAAGTCACTTCAGCGGAATCATTTTATGAAAAGAAAGCAAAAAGCCAACTTTATGGTTAGACTTCTCGATGATCAAATGAGTTCTCATTTCTACCAATCAAATCATTGGCATATTGCACTAGGAGATACAGATTTTATATAG
- a CDS encoding glycosyl hydrolase family 28-related protein, producing the protein MTNRVISMIAMILSLIAITLCLYVWINVEDNALTQVNTQPSNSVSNENPQALLISDFGAVGDGKTDDSKAIQEAIDYAQESAVGSVHLTGNRNYLIKSGLTLKEGTELKLDRNSKILVDGNFRVVTLEKSSSISGGTIEVVNPIFQSDVLYLDGKYEYYGIWNTTQVNNVRLINSSGSLKGTALSLFAGGSSHQITFVNFDTIGISGFETGLKLETVDPGDGSYSWINGNTFENFSMEQCLTFIELIGDVTVPNESSGNVFENLQIQLGTKTENVLVVDGSANTFEGVIWDTQLLSQQAPVIRLSEQSKGNQVMTNLESSYIEDNGIQNQVSPK; encoded by the coding sequence ATGACGAACAGAGTAATCTCCATGATCGCAATGATCTTATCTTTAATTGCCATTACCTTATGCTTATACGTTTGGATTAATGTTGAAGATAATGCCTTAACACAAGTGAACACTCAACCTTCAAACTCAGTAAGCAACGAGAATCCACAAGCACTTCTAATTTCAGATTTTGGAGCAGTTGGAGACGGAAAAACAGACGATTCAAAGGCAATCCAAGAGGCTATTGATTATGCACAGGAGAGTGCAGTGGGGAGTGTACACTTAACCGGAAATCGAAACTATTTAATTAAATCCGGACTTACGCTAAAAGAAGGAACTGAATTAAAGCTTGATCGCAATTCAAAAATTCTAGTCGACGGAAACTTTAGAGTCGTTACTTTAGAAAAGAGCTCATCGATCAGCGGGGGTACAATTGAGGTTGTGAATCCCATCTTTCAGTCCGACGTTCTTTACCTTGATGGAAAATATGAATATTACGGTATTTGGAACACAACGCAAGTCAATAATGTTCGTTTGATTAATTCATCGGGATCCTTAAAAGGGACGGCTCTATCCTTATTTGCTGGTGGCTCTTCTCATCAGATTACATTTGTGAATTTTGATACCATTGGCATTTCAGGGTTTGAAACAGGGCTGAAATTAGAGACAGTCGATCCTGGAGATGGGTCATACAGTTGGATTAACGGAAATACATTTGAGAATTTTTCAATGGAACAGTGCCTTACGTTTATTGAATTAATAGGGGATGTAACGGTACCAAATGAATCTTCCGGAAATGTCTTTGAAAACCTTCAAATTCAACTCGGCACGAAAACTGAAAATGTATTAGTGGTCGATGGTTCAGCTAATACATTTGAAGGCGTCATATGGGACACACAGCTTCTTAGTCAACAAGCTCCTGTTATTAGACTTTCTGAACAATCCAAAGGCAATCAAGTGATGACAAACCTTGAATCTAGCTATATTGAAGACAATGGTATTCAAAATCAGGTGTCGCCTAAATGA
- a CDS encoding UDP-glucose/GDP-mannose dehydrogenase family protein: protein MNITCIGAGYVGSVTGTAFAALGYKTTIIDIDPAKVEVLTSGRSPIYEPVLELLISKTIGKTLFASTSYASVRHSDIVFIGVGTPSKENGNVDLTYIELAAQKIAKHLNPFQFTVIVNKSTVPVGTTNLVASIIEEYSTLKNNEHFAIVSNPEFLREGYAVEDVFYPDRVVVGSDNQLASDMMRELYTSIVARENYGILSSVVDIRDKKLTPLPTYYETDIRSAEMIKYASNAFLAVKISYINEVARLSDALGANALDVAKGMGMDSRIGDKFLDVSCGWSGSCFPKDTAEFLYTSQVENQELSIVKSAIASNKEMHHYCVDKVERALGSLQGRKIGILGLTFKPNTDDARNTQASYIIEKLIEKGATIQAHDPQGAKMFQNLNGDLKVDYCASGKDVFDQADGVVLLTHWEEYKYLNWELTIAQMSHPYLLDTRNFLRELNLSAHGYRYEGVGTSTEHRVSPSPQTVSL from the coding sequence ATGAATATTACTTGTATCGGTGCCGGGTATGTTGGTAGTGTCACAGGAACTGCTTTTGCTGCATTAGGTTATAAAACTACCATTATTGATATCGATCCTGCGAAAGTAGAGGTCCTTACCAGTGGTAGAAGTCCAATTTACGAACCAGTTCTTGAACTATTAATTTCTAAGACCATAGGAAAAACATTATTTGCGTCAACTTCTTATGCAAGTGTCAGACATTCAGATATCGTCTTTATTGGCGTAGGCACTCCTTCAAAAGAGAATGGTAATGTTGATTTAACCTACATTGAACTAGCTGCTCAGAAGATTGCGAAGCACCTAAATCCCTTTCAGTTTACAGTCATTGTAAATAAATCAACAGTTCCAGTAGGCACAACCAATCTTGTGGCCTCAATCATTGAAGAGTACTCAACACTTAAGAACAATGAGCATTTTGCGATTGTGAGTAATCCTGAGTTTTTAAGAGAAGGCTATGCCGTTGAAGATGTTTTCTATCCAGATCGAGTGGTAGTTGGAAGTGATAATCAGTTAGCTAGCGACATGATGAGAGAGCTTTATACGAGTATCGTAGCGAGAGAAAATTATGGGATTCTTTCTTCTGTAGTAGATATTCGCGATAAAAAGTTGACTCCCTTGCCAACCTATTATGAAACAGATATTCGAAGTGCGGAAATGATTAAATACGCTTCAAATGCTTTTCTAGCAGTGAAGATCAGCTATATTAATGAAGTTGCAAGATTAAGTGATGCTCTAGGAGCGAATGCGTTAGATGTCGCCAAAGGGATGGGAATGGATTCAAGAATTGGCGATAAATTTCTCGATGTTTCCTGTGGATGGAGTGGCAGTTGTTTTCCAAAGGATACAGCCGAATTTCTCTATACGAGTCAAGTTGAGAATCAAGAGCTGTCTATTGTCAAATCTGCTATTGCCTCGAATAAAGAAATGCATCACTATTGTGTGGATAAAGTTGAACGAGCGCTTGGATCGTTGCAAGGTCGAAAAATTGGTATCCTAGGATTAACTTTCAAACCGAATACCGATGATGCACGAAATACTCAAGCCTCTTATATTATCGAAAAGCTGATTGAAAAAGGAGCGACAATTCAAGCTCATGATCCTCAAGGTGCAAAGATGTTCCAAAATCTTAATGGAGATTTGAAAGTAGACTACTGTGCTTCGGGGAAAGATGTATTTGATCAAGCTGATGGCGTGGTTTTATTAACACATTGGGAAGAATACAAGTATCTTAACTGGGAATTGACAATTGCTCAGATGAGTCATCCTTATCTTTTAGATACACGGAATTTTTTGAGAGAGTTAAATCTTTCTGCTCATGGATATAGGTATGAAGGCGTAGGCACTTCAACAGAACATCGTGTCAGTCCAAGCCCTCAAACCGTATCACTATAG